The Hyphomicrobium sp. MC1 genome window below encodes:
- the mgtA gene encoding magnesium-translocating P-type ATPase: MSVPTRPHPFWTEPVETAIQALASRPTGLHTGEAAERLAKDGPNLIGISGHPSLLVKALRRVGEPMTAILLLSAAVSGTAGDWQSFFIIVLIVALSIALDLYQEREAERAIDALKKSVAVTATVLRDGRPIEMPVKDIVRGDVVKLRAGDLVPADGIVIASRNALTNEASLTGEPYPCEKCAATCASVLIAEAHNALFAGTSVVSGEATMLVMATGRATMFGAIAASVEAREPMTAFERGVHRLGTLILRLTAFLVLFVLLTQLVLHGLSLESFMFAVALAVGLTPELLPMIMTVTLARGALRMAKQKVVVKRLSAIHDLGAMNVLCTDKTGTLTEAKIALVESIGIDGSHSEAVAKLIRLNSQFASGVRSNLDDAVIAALPPADASWTFLDDAPFDFERRRSSVLVAHDGKPQIIAKGAPEMLLARCSQVELADGTVHPLDAARRSELDRLFEAKAHQGLRLLGVARRDVGPECTTTRPENETDLTFVGCASFLDPPKSSATAAVAKLRGAGVAVKIISGDAAPVVLNLVKQLDLPAQGIMSGEDLDGISEVALIEKVSSNDLFVRVSPEQKGRIVRALRMRGFTVGFLGDGINDATAIHAADVGLSVEGGTDVARDAADIILLQPDLGVLADGVAEGRRTYANIMKYVRMGTSSNFGNMLSMALASLILPFLPLMPLQILINNLLYDLSEIGIPFDSADDTTLSRPQTWDVGSVLGFTLIMGPLSSLFDLGTFLMLSQVFKVDADVFRTAWFVESIATQILVIFIIRTAKPFWTSRPNGVLAASSIGALAVAMAVALSPLGHFAGFVPLPGTILAAIAGITVAYLAAAETLKPYALRWAPKNFWAMSISKKADVGRSYLHFK; this comes from the coding sequence ATGAGCGTTCCAACTCGCCCTCATCCTTTCTGGACAGAGCCGGTCGAAACGGCAATCCAAGCGTTGGCGAGCAGGCCGACAGGTCTTCATACTGGCGAAGCTGCAGAGCGTTTGGCGAAGGACGGTCCAAATCTCATCGGCATCAGCGGCCACCCAAGCCTCCTTGTGAAAGCACTCCGACGCGTTGGCGAACCGATGACGGCCATTCTGTTGCTGTCTGCGGCGGTCTCCGGAACGGCCGGCGATTGGCAAAGCTTTTTCATCATCGTTCTGATTGTCGCGCTGTCGATTGCATTGGACCTTTATCAAGAGCGCGAAGCCGAGAGGGCCATCGACGCGTTGAAGAAGTCTGTTGCCGTCACGGCGACCGTGCTGCGCGATGGGCGGCCGATTGAGATGCCGGTCAAGGATATCGTTCGCGGCGATGTCGTGAAGCTGCGCGCTGGAGACCTTGTGCCGGCCGACGGCATCGTTATTGCCAGCCGCAACGCTCTGACGAACGAAGCCAGTCTGACGGGAGAACCCTATCCGTGTGAAAAGTGTGCAGCCACATGTGCGAGCGTGCTGATCGCGGAAGCGCATAACGCGCTATTTGCCGGAACCAGTGTTGTCTCGGGTGAGGCGACAATGCTCGTGATGGCGACCGGCCGGGCGACAATGTTCGGCGCCATCGCAGCTTCGGTCGAGGCACGCGAACCGATGACGGCGTTCGAACGCGGCGTGCATCGTCTCGGGACTCTCATTCTCCGACTGACGGCATTTCTGGTGCTCTTCGTGCTCCTGACGCAGCTTGTGCTGCACGGGCTGTCACTCGAAAGCTTCATGTTCGCGGTAGCGCTCGCCGTTGGGCTGACGCCGGAACTGCTGCCGATGATCATGACGGTAACGCTCGCGCGCGGTGCCTTGCGCATGGCGAAGCAAAAGGTCGTGGTCAAGCGGCTCTCAGCCATCCACGATCTCGGCGCCATGAACGTGCTTTGCACGGACAAGACCGGGACGCTGACCGAAGCCAAGATCGCGTTGGTCGAGAGCATCGGAATCGATGGCAGCCACAGCGAGGCTGTTGCGAAGCTCATCAGACTCAACAGCCAATTTGCCAGCGGCGTTCGGAGCAATCTCGACGACGCGGTGATCGCCGCCCTGCCGCCTGCCGACGCGAGCTGGACATTTCTGGATGATGCACCATTCGACTTCGAGCGCCGCCGTTCATCGGTGCTTGTCGCGCACGATGGCAAACCTCAAATCATCGCCAAGGGCGCGCCCGAGATGTTATTGGCGCGCTGCTCGCAAGTTGAGCTTGCGGACGGCACGGTGCATCCGCTCGACGCAGCGCGCCGGTCCGAGCTTGATCGATTATTCGAAGCCAAGGCTCACCAAGGGTTGCGATTGCTCGGTGTCGCCCGGCGCGACGTTGGTCCGGAGTGCACGACGACCCGGCCTGAGAATGAAACGGATCTGACCTTTGTCGGCTGCGCGTCCTTCCTGGATCCCCCCAAAAGCTCAGCGACGGCGGCCGTCGCAAAGCTCCGAGGCGCGGGCGTCGCGGTAAAAATCATTTCAGGAGATGCCGCTCCGGTCGTGCTCAATCTCGTCAAGCAGCTCGATCTGCCGGCGCAGGGCATCATGTCCGGTGAAGACCTCGACGGCATCTCCGAAGTCGCACTGATCGAGAAGGTGTCGAGCAACGATCTTTTCGTACGTGTTTCCCCCGAGCAGAAGGGGCGGATCGTCAGAGCGCTGCGCATGCGGGGTTTTACGGTCGGCTTTCTCGGCGACGGCATCAATGATGCGACCGCTATACATGCCGCAGACGTCGGACTATCGGTTGAAGGTGGAACCGACGTCGCGCGCGATGCTGCCGATATCATCCTGCTTCAACCCGATCTCGGCGTTCTGGCCGATGGCGTCGCCGAGGGGCGCCGGACCTATGCCAACATCATGAAATATGTTCGCATGGGGACGAGTTCGAACTTCGGCAACATGCTGTCGATGGCGCTCGCGTCGTTGATCCTGCCGTTTCTGCCGCTGATGCCGCTGCAGATTCTCATCAACAACCTGCTCTACGACCTCTCCGAGATCGGCATCCCATTCGACAGCGCCGACGACACGACGCTGTCGCGGCCGCAGACCTGGGATGTCGGCTCTGTGCTCGGCTTCACGCTGATCATGGGGCCACTGTCGTCGCTGTTCGACCTGGGAACGTTTCTGATGCTGTCGCAGGTATTCAAAGTCGACGCCGATGTCTTCCGGACGGCGTGGTTCGTCGAATCGATCGCGACGCAGATCCTGGTCATTTTCATCATCCGGACGGCCAAGCCATTCTGGACAAGCCGGCCAAACGGCGTTCTTGCGGCGAGTTCGATCGGGGCGCTCGCCGTGGCGATGGCCGTCGCGCTCTCGCCGCTCGGACATTTTGCAGGGTTCGTTCCACTTCCTGGCACGATCCTTGCGGCCATCGCCGGAATTACCGTTGCCTATTTGGCAGCCGCCGAAACCCTGAAGCCCTATGCGCTCAGGTGGGCGCCTAAAAATTTCTGGGCAATGTCAATAAGCAAAAAGGCGGACGTCGGTCGCTCGTATCTGCATTTCAAATAG
- a CDS encoding response regulator — protein sequence MTTEILVIDDDPEIRRLLRTCFEREGYLVSEAGDATDARAALAKGGVSLVTLDLTLGRDDGLSLAREIRANGDIPIVMVSGKGDAVDRIVGLELGADDYISKPFNLREVLARVRAVLRRHDASPSGAPAPQAKHEVYHFGCWALDITSRELKDSTGGVRELTTGEFNLLEIFIRRPHRVLSRDEIMDLLKGHDYSPLDRSIDALVSRLRKKIDDDGSKSAQIKSVRGIGYMLAIDVRRG from the coding sequence GTGACGACTGAAATTCTCGTTATCGATGATGACCCGGAGATCAGGCGGCTGTTGCGGACGTGCTTTGAGCGCGAAGGTTATCTGGTCTCTGAGGCCGGAGATGCCACCGATGCTCGAGCGGCCCTGGCAAAGGGCGGCGTCAGCCTCGTTACACTTGATCTAACGCTCGGCCGCGACGACGGCCTTAGTCTTGCACGCGAAATCCGCGCCAACGGCGACATTCCGATCGTCATGGTCTCTGGAAAAGGCGATGCCGTCGATCGCATCGTTGGGCTTGAACTCGGAGCCGACGATTACATATCGAAGCCGTTCAACTTACGAGAGGTCCTTGCCAGGGTACGCGCGGTACTGAGGCGCCATGATGCGAGCCCGTCCGGCGCTCCAGCGCCGCAGGCGAAGCATGAAGTCTATCACTTCGGCTGCTGGGCCTTGGATATAACCAGCCGCGAATTGAAGGATTCAACCGGCGGCGTGCGCGAGCTGACGACAGGCGAGTTCAATCTACTCGAAATATTCATCCGGCGGCCGCATCGGGTCTTGTCGCGGGACGAGATCATGGACTTGCTCAAAGGGCACGACTATTCGCCGCTCGATCGCTCCATCGACGCGCTGGTCAGCCGTCTGCGCAAAAAAATCGACGATGACGGATCGAAGTCCGCGCAGATCAAATCCGTGCGTGGCATCGGGTACATGCTGGCGATAGACGTCCGGCGCGGCTGA
- a CDS encoding PAS domain-containing sensor histidine kinase, with protein sequence MLKAILESAVAAILAIDSSGRIQSVNPAAEQMFGYSAGEMLNKPINMLMPEPYQSQHDSYLQRHLTTGEKRIIGVGREVQGLHKDGTIFPIHLSVGMFEVGGQKFFSGIINDLSARARLQAEIDRQSLLFQAVFDHVPEALVISSPDGEIILVNPAATRMFGYTSDEAMISDLSNLFADPHDLHKLEDDQADSTGSRTILTSLRRRDGTRFPGQGHVADIVGADGSRVAVVGLFRDMTSDIKQKEAALKSQRLEAIGQLSGGIAHDFNNLLTIISGNLELLEETITNPQDHELLTRAARAADSGARLTNRLLTFARRRQLAAEVINLNEQVRGMTELLRRTLGDTIELRTHLAPDLWLARVDAGEVEAAVINLAINARDAMPDGGKLSIRTDNATLEEGETGFEGPLTAGEYVRISVSDNGIGMTKETLHRVFEPFFTTKPPGRGTGLGLSTIYGFVKQSQGNITIYSEPGTGTTINLYLPRSVDAKNAQQSSPASETHQATGETVLVVEDNRDVRALTVKRFERLGYRVVECVTGAEAKEALKGGLAVDLVFTDIMMPGGMTGIDLGKWIAENRPGLPVILTTGFAEEIAGTTTSGDETWAILRKPYAQKDLANILRAVLDKKAAAPST encoded by the coding sequence ATGCTGAAGGCGATCCTGGAGTCGGCGGTCGCTGCGATCCTGGCAATCGACAGTTCCGGCCGCATCCAAAGCGTCAATCCTGCCGCCGAACAAATGTTTGGCTATTCCGCCGGCGAGATGCTCAACAAGCCGATCAATATGCTGATGCCGGAGCCGTATCAGTCCCAACACGACAGTTATCTTCAGCGCCATTTGACGACCGGCGAAAAAAGAATCATCGGCGTCGGCCGCGAGGTGCAGGGTCTGCACAAGGACGGCACCATTTTTCCGATCCATCTTTCGGTGGGCATGTTCGAGGTCGGTGGCCAGAAATTCTTCTCCGGTATCATCAACGACCTGAGTGCGCGTGCGCGATTGCAGGCCGAGATCGACCGTCAGTCTCTGCTGTTTCAGGCTGTCTTCGATCACGTTCCGGAAGCGCTCGTCATTTCGTCCCCGGATGGAGAGATCATCCTCGTCAATCCGGCGGCGACACGCATGTTCGGGTACACGTCCGATGAAGCCATGATATCCGATCTGTCGAACCTTTTTGCCGATCCGCATGATCTTCACAAACTCGAGGATGATCAGGCCGACAGCACCGGCAGCCGGACCATCCTGACGTCGCTCCGGCGGCGCGACGGGACGAGGTTTCCAGGCCAAGGTCACGTGGCCGATATCGTCGGCGCCGATGGTTCGCGCGTCGCGGTCGTCGGTCTCTTTCGCGACATGACTTCGGACATCAAACAGAAAGAAGCCGCGCTGAAATCGCAGCGGCTGGAAGCCATCGGTCAGCTCAGTGGCGGCATCGCTCACGACTTCAACAATCTGCTGACCATAATCTCCGGCAATTTGGAGCTGCTGGAAGAGACGATCACCAATCCGCAGGATCACGAGCTGCTGACACGCGCGGCGCGCGCCGCTGACTCCGGTGCGCGATTGACCAATCGTCTCTTGACGTTTGCGCGCCGCCGTCAGCTTGCCGCCGAGGTGATCAATCTCAACGAACAGGTTCGCGGCATGACCGAATTGCTGCGGCGAACGCTCGGCGACACGATCGAATTGCGAACACATCTGGCGCCCGACCTTTGGCTGGCGCGCGTCGATGCCGGCGAGGTGGAAGCAGCCGTCATCAATCTCGCGATCAACGCCCGCGATGCGATGCCCGACGGCGGTAAGCTCTCGATCCGCACCGACAATGCCACGCTGGAAGAGGGCGAAACGGGATTTGAAGGCCCGCTGACCGCTGGCGAATACGTTCGCATTTCCGTCTCTGACAACGGCATCGGCATGACGAAAGAAACCTTGCACCGTGTGTTCGAGCCGTTCTTCACCACCAAGCCGCCGGGTCGTGGCACCGGCCTCGGTCTCAGCACCATCTACGGCTTTGTGAAGCAGTCACAAGGCAACATCACGATCTACAGCGAGCCCGGCACCGGCACGACCATCAATCTCTATTTGCCGCGCAGCGTCGATGCCAAAAATGCCCAACAGTCGTCGCCTGCTTCGGAGACGCACCAAGCCACGGGCGAGACGGTGCTCGTCGTCGAAGACAATCGCGACGTCCGCGCCCTGACGGTGAAGCGGTTCGAACGCCTCGGCTATCGCGTCGTCGAATGCGTCACTGGCGCGGAGGCGAAGGAAGCGTTGAAGGGCGGCCTGGCGGTCGATCTGGTCTTCACCGACATCATGATGCCGGGCGGCATGACAGGGATCGACCTCGGCAAATGGATCGCAGAAAATCGTCCAGGCCTGCCGGTTATCCTGACGACAGGATTTGCCGAAGAGATCGCAGGGACCACGACGTCGGGCGATGAGACATGGGCGATTTTGCGCAAGCCATATGCCCAGAAGGATTTGGCAAACATCCTTCGCGCGGTCCTCGACAAGAAAGCCGCTGCGCCGTCGACCTGA
- a CDS encoding host attachment protein — MKRTWILIADSSGARILEALGNSRGFFEHAVGDGRYPYRSDSAPQEERPRVTKALDGLFASQLSTMLANRLKSRSFDRLVLVAPTVMLGKLRKMISPAVRETVIAEIEMDLTDVPTSEIAQHLADVTLF, encoded by the coding sequence GTGAAACGTACCTGGATCTTAATTGCGGACAGCAGCGGCGCGCGGATTCTCGAAGCGCTCGGGAACAGTCGTGGATTTTTCGAGCACGCCGTCGGGGACGGACGCTATCCATACCGGTCGGACTCCGCGCCTCAGGAAGAGCGACCGAGAGTAACCAAGGCGCTCGATGGGCTGTTTGCTAGCCAGCTCAGCACCATGTTGGCAAACCGACTCAAAAGCCGCTCGTTCGACAGGCTGGTTCTCGTCGCTCCGACGGTGATGCTGGGAAAGCTTCGCAAAATGATCAGCCCCGCCGTTCGCGAGACCGTCATCGCCGAGATCGAAATGGATTTGACCGACGTCCCGACCAGCGAGATCGCACAACACCTAGCCGACGTCACCCTGTTCTAG
- a CDS encoding bifunctional acetate--CoA ligase family protein/GNAT family N-acetyltransferase, with translation MTVRNLNYLCAPHSVALIGASKRPGSVGATVLKNLLEGGFKGPISLVNPKYRDIDGRRCYSTVADLPEAPDLAVLATPPGTITGLIEELSAKGTRAAIALAAGMGEQKKAMIAAAQPNCLRILGPNCIGLMIPPIGLNASFAHRAPLAGDLAFVSQSGALVTAVIDWAAGRGIGFSHVVSLGEMADIDLGDMLDYLATDANTRAILLYVEAVTHAPKFISAARRAARMKPVVVVKTGRHAGGAHAALSHTGALAGSDAAYNAAFRRSGILRVLTLDDLFAAAETLSRVSRLGGERLAILTNGGGAGVLATDELQDWKGTLATLSPDTIEALNRILPPTWSHGNPVDIIGDAGTKRYADALEALLREQDSDAILVLHCPSATISATDAGQAVVDTVAANPKLVADKPVMTCWLGDGAVRAARALFEAHDIPTFDSTSAAITGFMQLVDHARSQAELMRTPQIAAGDHKYDSRSAGREIRKILESGRTVASALETKTILAAYGIPTDKAVLAPDPAAVRSVAAGILKNNDACVIKIASPDISHKSDVGGVHLNLESDAAAEQAAVDMLAKIKAKLPKARIDGFTVEPMVKRPNALETIVGMSVDQTFGPMLLFGAGGVAVEVLRDSAMALPPLDMHLARQMICETRISRLLKGYRDHAPADMDAIADTLVRISDLIVDHPEIRELDINPLLVDKDGVIAIDARMKLANEDANPRLPLAIRPYPAHLEREISINPVGKVLIRPVRPEDEPAFAKFFSQISEEDVRLRFFTGRKTFPHPFLATLTQIDYAREMAFVAIDAKTNEMIGGSRLVLEPDQTRGEFGILVRSDLHGHGLGWQLMSALLSYAQYEGVEQIYGLVNVANTHMLDMARDLGFETRPYEGDSSIREVVWHPAASAVKAPAVGAAQMTPEKTLS, from the coding sequence ATGACTGTTCGCAATTTGAACTACCTGTGCGCGCCGCACTCGGTTGCATTAATTGGTGCCAGCAAGCGTCCAGGGTCAGTCGGCGCGACCGTTTTGAAGAACCTGCTTGAGGGTGGCTTCAAAGGTCCGATCAGCCTCGTAAACCCCAAATATCGCGATATCGACGGCCGCCGTTGCTACTCAACTGTTGCGGACCTGCCGGAGGCGCCCGATCTCGCTGTCCTGGCGACACCGCCCGGTACCATCACCGGCCTCATCGAGGAGCTCAGCGCCAAGGGAACGCGAGCTGCAATCGCACTTGCGGCCGGGATGGGCGAGCAGAAAAAGGCGATGATTGCGGCTGCACAGCCGAATTGCCTGCGCATCCTCGGTCCGAACTGTATCGGATTGATGATCCCGCCCATCGGCCTGAACGCCAGCTTCGCCCATCGTGCGCCACTCGCCGGAGACTTGGCGTTCGTTTCGCAATCGGGTGCCTTGGTCACGGCCGTTATCGACTGGGCTGCCGGCCGCGGCATCGGCTTTTCGCACGTCGTCTCGCTCGGTGAGATGGCCGACATCGACCTTGGCGATATGCTGGACTATCTCGCAACCGACGCCAACACCCGCGCCATTCTTCTCTACGTCGAAGCCGTGACACACGCGCCGAAGTTTATTTCAGCCGCGCGCCGCGCCGCGCGCATGAAGCCCGTCGTTGTCGTCAAGACTGGCCGTCACGCCGGCGGCGCCCACGCTGCGCTCTCGCACACGGGCGCCTTGGCCGGCTCCGACGCTGCTTACAATGCCGCTTTCCGCCGTTCAGGCATCTTGCGCGTCCTGACGCTCGACGATCTCTTTGCGGCTGCTGAGACCCTGTCGCGCGTGTCGCGGCTCGGTGGCGAGCGGCTGGCCATTCTGACGAACGGCGGCGGAGCGGGCGTCTTGGCCACTGACGAGCTGCAGGACTGGAAAGGCACGCTGGCGACGCTTAGCCCCGATACGATCGAGGCGCTCAATCGCATTCTGCCGCCGACCTGGTCGCACGGCAACCCCGTCGATATCATCGGCGACGCCGGAACGAAGCGCTACGCCGATGCGCTTGAAGCACTTCTGCGCGAACAGGATTCCGATGCGATCCTGGTTCTCCATTGCCCATCAGCGACGATCTCGGCGACCGATGCCGGCCAAGCCGTGGTCGATACGGTCGCGGCCAATCCTAAGCTGGTCGCCGATAAGCCGGTCATGACGTGTTGGCTTGGCGACGGCGCGGTTCGCGCCGCCCGCGCGCTTTTTGAAGCCCATGACATCCCGACCTTCGACTCGACGTCGGCTGCCATCACCGGGTTCATGCAACTCGTCGATCACGCGCGCTCCCAAGCCGAGCTGATGCGTACGCCGCAAATTGCGGCTGGCGACCACAAGTACGACTCGCGATCCGCTGGTCGGGAAATCCGGAAGATTCTCGAAAGCGGCAGAACCGTCGCGTCGGCGCTCGAAACCAAGACAATCCTGGCAGCATATGGCATTCCGACGGACAAGGCAGTTCTGGCGCCCGATCCGGCGGCCGTTCGCTCTGTCGCGGCCGGCATTCTGAAAAACAACGACGCGTGCGTCATCAAGATCGCCTCGCCCGACATCTCGCACAAATCGGACGTCGGTGGCGTACACCTGAACCTTGAAAGCGACGCAGCCGCCGAACAAGCCGCGGTCGATATGCTGGCGAAGATCAAGGCCAAATTGCCGAAAGCCCGGATCGACGGCTTCACGGTTGAGCCGATGGTCAAGCGGCCGAATGCGCTTGAGACGATTGTCGGTATGAGCGTCGACCAGACTTTCGGTCCGATGCTTCTCTTCGGTGCAGGCGGTGTCGCGGTCGAAGTGCTGCGCGATAGCGCAATGGCGTTGCCGCCGCTCGATATGCATCTCGCGCGCCAGATGATCTGCGAAACGCGGATTTCCCGGCTGTTGAAGGGCTATCGCGATCACGCTCCTGCCGACATGGACGCCATCGCCGACACGCTCGTTCGCATTAGCGATCTCATCGTCGACCACCCGGAGATTCGCGAACTCGATATTAATCCGCTGCTCGTCGACAAAGATGGCGTGATCGCGATCGACGCGCGCATGAAGCTTGCAAACGAAGACGCGAACCCGCGTCTGCCGCTCGCCATAAGGCCTTATCCCGCTCACCTTGAGCGGGAGATTTCAATCAATCCGGTGGGCAAAGTTCTCATTCGGCCCGTGCGCCCCGAAGATGAGCCGGCGTTTGCTAAGTTCTTTTCGCAGATCTCCGAGGAAGACGTTCGGCTGCGGTTTTTTACCGGCCGCAAGACATTCCCGCACCCGTTCCTCGCGACGTTGACGCAAATCGACTACGCCCGCGAAATGGCATTCGTCGCAATCGACGCGAAAACGAATGAAATGATCGGCGGTTCACGCCTTGTCCTCGAACCGGATCAGACGCGTGGCGAATTCGGCATTCTGGTCCGGTCTGATCTCCACGGCCACGGCCTCGGCTGGCAATTGATGTCAGCCTTGTTGAGCTACGCCCAGTACGAAGGCGTCGAGCAGATCTACGGCCTCGTCAACGTGGCCAATACCCATATGCTCGACATGGCGAGGGACCTCGGTTTCGAAACGCGGCCCTATGAAGGCGACTCGTCGATCCGCGAGGTCGTTTGGCATCCGGCGGCATCGGCGGTCAAAGCGCCAGCCGTTGGAGCGGCTCAAATGACGCCTGAAAAGACGTTGTCCTAG
- a CDS encoding alpha/beta hydrolase: MSVTKPRDKSSKEGIFVHMLTNVQNALPPPHSNVTALLTDQSGTRSETAKFTPASLPTPEQPELDRYVHYLIARMTGGLSPAACANAFFDWGSHMAASPGLQLELMGEGVRQWMRLLAFTQQAMGSNAALPPSVEPQPHDHRFISDGWKQYPFNVFAEAFLLGEEWWHSATTRVRGAEKQSLNRVDFITRQMLDVFAPANFVATNPDVLSRTQSEAGLNLLRGYSNYLDDVKRLRSREAPPGAEKFKVGETVAVTPGKVVYRNHLIELIQYEPTTETVHSEPILIVPAWIMKYYILDLRPENSLVKYLTAQGFSVFIISWRNPDAGDRNLGFDDYRRLGVMAAIDAITRIVGDRKIHATGYCLGGTLLSVAASAMANENDDRLATLTLLAAQADFREAGELTLFIDESQITLLEDMMAEQGFLDSAQMAGAFQLLRSNDLIWSHVVNDYLLGERQPVFDLLAWNSDATRMPYRMHSEYLRSLFLNNDFAEGRFKVDGRSVALTDLRVPIFAIGTETDHVAPWRSVYKFNILSDTSVTFLLTSGGHNAGIVSPPGTPHRSYRMATKLANDKFVDPDTWFATTPKTEGSWWTAWAEWLARMSTGIVDPPSMGAPENGLKPLCPAPGTYVLQR; this comes from the coding sequence ATGAGCGTAACAAAGCCGCGGGACAAATCGAGCAAAGAGGGCATTTTCGTGCATATGCTAACCAACGTGCAAAATGCTCTTCCGCCGCCGCATTCGAACGTAACCGCACTTCTAACCGACCAGTCGGGAACGCGATCCGAAACGGCAAAATTTACGCCCGCGTCGCTGCCCACCCCCGAGCAGCCGGAACTTGATCGCTATGTCCATTACCTGATCGCACGAATGACCGGCGGGCTTTCTCCCGCCGCTTGCGCCAACGCTTTCTTCGACTGGGGCTCGCACATGGCGGCCTCTCCGGGGCTGCAGCTTGAATTGATGGGTGAAGGTGTCCGCCAATGGATGCGGCTGCTGGCATTCACGCAGCAAGCTATGGGCAGCAACGCGGCCTTGCCGCCGAGTGTCGAACCGCAACCGCACGATCATCGCTTCATCTCCGACGGTTGGAAGCAGTATCCTTTCAATGTTTTCGCGGAAGCCTTTCTGCTTGGTGAAGAATGGTGGCATTCGGCAACCACACGCGTTCGCGGCGCTGAAAAACAGAGCCTCAATCGCGTCGATTTCATTACACGCCAGATGCTCGACGTTTTTGCTCCGGCAAACTTCGTCGCGACGAACCCGGATGTGCTTTCCCGTACGCAGTCAGAAGCCGGGCTCAATCTGCTTCGCGGCTACTCGAACTATCTCGATGATGTGAAGCGCCTGCGCTCGCGCGAGGCTCCGCCGGGAGCGGAGAAATTCAAGGTCGGCGAAACGGTTGCCGTGACTCCCGGAAAAGTCGTCTATCGCAATCACCTCATTGAGCTGATCCAATATGAGCCGACGACTGAGACAGTGCATTCAGAGCCGATTCTGATCGTGCCGGCCTGGATCATGAAATATTACATTCTCGATCTCAGGCCCGAGAACTCGCTGGTCAAATATCTCACCGCGCAAGGCTTCTCGGTCTTCATTATTTCATGGCGCAATCCGGATGCGGGTGATCGCAATCTGGGCTTCGATGATTATCGGCGCCTTGGCGTGATGGCTGCAATCGATGCGATCACACGTATCGTCGGCGATCGCAAAATCCACGCGACGGGTTATTGCCTCGGCGGCACGCTGCTTTCCGTTGCAGCTTCCGCCATGGCCAACGAGAATGACGATCGCCTTGCGACGCTGACGCTGCTAGCCGCGCAAGCCGATTTTCGCGAGGCCGGCGAATTGACGCTCTTTATCGACGAGAGCCAGATCACGCTGCTCGAAGATATGATGGCTGAGCAGGGCTTTCTCGATAGCGCGCAAATGGCTGGCGCTTTTCAGTTGCTGCGATCGAACGATCTGATCTGGTCGCACGTCGTCAACGATTATCTGCTCGGCGAGCGACAGCCCGTTTTCGATCTGCTCGCGTGGAATTCTGACGCGACGCGAATGCCGTACCGGATGCATTCGGAATATCTGCGATCGCTGTTCCTCAACAACGATTTTGCCGAGGGACGTTTCAAGGTCGACGGTCGCTCCGTTGCGCTAACCGATCTCCGCGTGCCGATTTTCGCGATCGGCACCGAGACCGACCACGTCGCACCGTGGCGGTCCGTTTATAAATTCAACATCCTGAGCGATACGAGCGTGACGTTCCTGCTGACAAGCGGGGGGCATAATGCCGGCATCGTCTCGCCGCCCGGCACACCGCACCGCAGCTACCGGATGGCAACCAAGCTCGCAAACGACAAGTTCGTCGATCCCGACACATGGTTTGCAACGACGCCGAAGACAGAGGGATCGTGGTGGACCGCCTGGGCCGAATGGCTCGCCCGCATGTCGACCGGAATAGTCGATCCGCCGTCGATGGGCGCACCGGAGAATGGGTTGAAGCCCCTTTGCCCGGCCCCTGGCACATACGTACTGCAAAGGTGA
- a CDS encoding CBS domain-containing protein — protein MKASDVMTTKVISIRPDATLSEMIKKMLDHRISGLPVVSEDGKLVGVVTEGDCLRRAETGTEVKRSFWRDMLTGSETLANEYIRTHGRKVSEVMTRDPISVSPDTELSEVIHVMEKNRIKRVPVVKDGAVVGILSRANLLQTLSGLVRNTDVDDTDADIRKGVIAALGTLPWAANEFLNVTVKDGVVDLWGCYTAYRQDEAAVVATENVPGVKQVRNHLSWVDPMSGTVVYSPDEKVPLADA, from the coding sequence ATGAAAGCCAGCGACGTAATGACGACGAAGGTCATCTCCATTCGCCCCGATGCAACGCTCAGCGAGATGATCAAGAAAATGCTCGATCACAGGATCAGCGGCCTGCCCGTCGTTTCCGAGGATGGCAAACTCGTCGGCGTCGTCACCGAAGGCGATTGTCTTCGCCGGGCCGAGACCGGCACGGAAGTGAAGCGCTCGTTCTGGCGCGATATGCTGACGGGCTCGGAGACGCTTGCCAATGAATACATTCGCACGCACGGCCGCAAGGTCTCAGAGGTGATGACGCGCGATCCGATCAGCGTTTCGCCTGATACGGAACTCAGCGAAGTCATCCATGTCATGGAGAAGAACCGGATCAAACGTGTGCCGGTCGTGAAAGACGGCGCGGTTGTCGGCATTCTGAGTCGGGCGAACTTGCTGCAGACGTTGTCGGGCCTCGTCAGAAATACCGACGTCGACGACACTGACGCGGACATCCGCAAAGGCGTTATCGCGGCGCTCGGAACATTGCCGTGGGCCGCAAACGAATTTCTGAACGTCACCGTCAAGGATGGAGTCGTCGATCTCTGGGGCTGCTATACGGCCTATCGGCAGGACGAAGCGGCCGTTGTCGCCACCGAGAACGTGCCCGGCGTCAAGCAGGTGCGCAATCACTTGTCCTGGGTCGATCCGATGTCCGGTACGGTGGTCTACTCGCCGGACGAAAAGGTGCCGCTGGCCGACGCATAA